A region from the Streptomyces sp. 3214.6 genome encodes:
- a CDS encoding ribonuclease E/G, whose protein sequence is MLEPTESAESVTDSESNTPSDTLPPRRRRRAASRPAGPPVAAADTSAEITTPAIPAVESVEELAEEDLRTADVKAKEAEEAAAVEEAAEAAPRTRRRATRRASAPAGAPAAAEAAETVVPVAAAEPLAEQAAADEAAVEETAVEDAAPRRTRRRATRRVSAPAGAAPAEVVETAAQEVAVVEQPAAESETAPAAPVADEAPAPRTRRRATRRATAPAGAPAPEVETPAADAEAPAVADAAPAEAAPRTRRRATRRVSAPAEAEVTEVTEASEAAEVTAAAAEPVVTAPAAAAASAAAVEEPKAVEAPAAQADEDAGPRRGRRRVVRRAAGGFSAPEPVKGDGEEDAPRRPARPAVAVFQAPVFAEPQFQTPQRAAAEAAAAVAEEVVEAEEPEEAAEPPVEEPAGSRRRRRRRGAPAVEETETAAPAAAVTGAPAAEEEPEEAEEAAEDVVEGDDESEETGSRRRRRRGGRRRRRGDAADGEGEAGDAEADDLAAEQAEQDAEDTAEQEDEDAEDAEDGAGGSTAGSRRRRRRRRRAGDSSTEAETGDGDPERTVVKVREPRKPSEPSDEVQSIKGSTRLEAKKQRRREGREQGRRRVPIITEAEFLARREAVERVMVVRQSGERTQIGVLEDGVLVEHYVNKEQATSYVGNVYLGKVQNVLPSMEAAFIDIGKGRNAVLYAGEVNFEALGMANGPRRIEAALKSGQSVLVQVTKDPIGHKGARLTSQVSLPGRYLVYVPEGSMTGISRKLPDTERARLKTILKKIVPEDAGVIVRTAAEGASEDELRRDVERLQAQWEEIQKKAKSGNAPTLLYGEPDMTVRVVRDIFNEDFSKVVVSGDEAWSTIHGYVSHVAPDLAERLSRWTSEVDAFATYRIDEQLAKALDRKVWLPSGGSLVIDRTEAMVVVDVNTGKFTGQGGNLEETVTRNNLEAAEEIVRQLRLRDLGGIIVIDFIDMVLESNRDLVLRRLLECLGRDRTKHQVAEVTSLGLVQMTRKRVGQGLLESFSETCVHCNGRGVIVHMEQPAAVGGGGKRKKRGRGGDAHEHEHETVAAEVVEPLVSVELEAETEAEIAAEVAEPVALAAPEFAADEELYSSIAEAEAAATRGRGRRRASRRASAPAGAPRGGQSRRAGGSGTFATPEPAEPVAEQVAEPVVEAVVEAPTAQEVTVEAEAGRPVQPAEAVAAHAEPVAVEDPVVEAPAAEAAVVDEAAPKGRTRRRATRKVSAPAGSPAGAEAAVVTVAESAPAQAPVVEAPVAEVAPVEQAEATQPDEPVAESAAPARPRRRAVRKATAPTASEETAVMVVPSAVTEPATEEAADTEAPAEEAEAAPAKKTAARKTAKKATAKKAATKKTAAAKKTAAKKTVAKKTTAKKAAKAVSKKTAAAQTSAPAVSASTED, encoded by the coding sequence ATGCTCGAGCCAACAGAATCCGCAGAGTCCGTGACGGACTCCGAATCGAACACCCCCAGCGACACCCTGCCGCCGCGTCGTCGGCGCCGTGCCGCTTCCCGCCCGGCGGGTCCGCCGGTCGCCGCCGCCGACACCTCGGCCGAGATCACCACGCCGGCCATACCGGCCGTGGAGTCCGTCGAGGAGCTGGCGGAGGAGGATCTGCGGACCGCCGACGTCAAGGCCAAGGAAGCCGAAGAGGCCGCGGCGGTCGAGGAAGCCGCCGAGGCCGCGCCTCGTACGCGGCGCCGGGCCACCCGCCGTGCCTCCGCGCCCGCCGGCGCTCCGGCCGCCGCCGAGGCCGCCGAGACGGTCGTGCCCGTGGCCGCCGCCGAGCCGCTCGCCGAGCAGGCCGCCGCCGATGAGGCCGCGGTCGAGGAAACCGCCGTCGAGGACGCCGCTCCTCGCCGTACCCGCCGCCGGGCCACGCGTCGCGTGTCCGCGCCCGCCGGAGCGGCTCCGGCCGAGGTCGTCGAGACCGCCGCCCAGGAGGTCGCCGTCGTGGAACAGCCCGCCGCAGAGTCCGAGACCGCGCCCGCCGCCCCGGTGGCCGACGAGGCGCCCGCGCCCCGTACGCGGCGCAGGGCCACCCGCCGGGCGACCGCGCCCGCCGGCGCCCCGGCCCCGGAGGTCGAGACGCCCGCCGCCGACGCCGAGGCCCCTGCCGTGGCCGACGCGGCTCCCGCCGAGGCCGCTCCCCGTACCCGCCGTCGCGCCACGCGCCGGGTCTCCGCGCCCGCCGAGGCCGAGGTCACCGAAGTGACCGAGGCGTCCGAAGCGGCGGAGGTGACCGCGGCGGCCGCCGAACCGGTTGTCACCGCTCCCGCCGCCGCTGCCGCTTCTGCCGCCGCTGTCGAAGAGCCGAAGGCCGTCGAGGCCCCTGCCGCTCAGGCCGACGAGGACGCCGGTCCGCGGCGTGGCCGTCGTCGAGTGGTCCGGCGGGCCGCCGGTGGCTTCTCCGCGCCCGAGCCGGTGAAGGGCGACGGCGAGGAGGACGCGCCGCGTCGCCCTGCGCGGCCCGCGGTCGCCGTGTTCCAGGCGCCCGTGTTCGCCGAGCCGCAGTTCCAGACGCCGCAGCGGGCCGCGGCCGAGGCTGCCGCCGCCGTGGCCGAGGAGGTCGTCGAGGCCGAGGAGCCCGAGGAGGCCGCGGAGCCCCCGGTGGAGGAGCCGGCCGGTTCGCGCCGTCGCCGTCGCCGCCGCGGCGCCCCCGCGGTCGAGGAGACCGAGACCGCCGCTCCGGCCGCCGCCGTGACCGGCGCGCCCGCCGCCGAGGAGGAGCCCGAGGAGGCCGAGGAGGCCGCCGAGGACGTCGTCGAGGGTGACGACGAGAGCGAGGAGACCGGTTCGCGCCGCCGTCGCCGCCGTGGCGGCCGTCGCCGTCGTCGTGGCGATGCCGCCGACGGCGAGGGGGAGGCCGGGGACGCCGAGGCCGACGACCTCGCCGCCGAGCAGGCCGAGCAGGACGCCGAGGACACCGCCGAGCAGGAGGACGAGGACGCCGAGGACGCGGAGGACGGGGCCGGTGGCTCCACCGCCGGAAGCCGTCGTCGCCGTCGTCGCCGTCGCCGCGCCGGGGACTCCTCGACCGAGGCCGAGACGGGTGACGGAGACCCCGAGCGCACGGTCGTCAAGGTCCGCGAGCCGCGCAAGCCCTCCGAGCCGTCCGACGAGGTGCAGTCCATCAAGGGCTCCACGCGTCTGGAGGCCAAGAAGCAGCGCCGCCGGGAAGGCCGTGAGCAGGGGCGTCGTCGCGTCCCGATCATCACCGAGGCCGAGTTCCTGGCCCGCCGCGAGGCCGTCGAGCGGGTGATGGTCGTCCGCCAGAGCGGCGAGCGCACCCAGATCGGTGTCCTGGAGGACGGCGTGCTCGTCGAGCACTACGTCAACAAGGAGCAGGCCACCTCGTACGTCGGCAACGTCTACCTGGGCAAGGTCCAGAACGTGCTGCCGTCGATGGAGGCCGCCTTCATCGACATCGGCAAGGGCCGCAACGCGGTGCTCTACGCCGGTGAGGTCAACTTCGAGGCACTGGGCATGGCCAACGGCCCGCGCCGCATCGAGGCCGCCCTCAAGTCGGGTCAGTCGGTCCTCGTCCAGGTGACGAAGGACCCGATCGGGCACAAGGGCGCCCGGCTGACCAGCCAGGTCTCCCTCCCGGGCCGCTACCTCGTGTACGTGCCCGAGGGCTCGATGACCGGCATCAGCCGCAAGCTGCCCGACACCGAGCGGGCCCGGCTGAAGACGATCCTCAAGAAGATCGTCCCCGAGGACGCGGGCGTCATCGTGCGCACCGCCGCCGAGGGTGCCAGCGAGGACGAGCTGCGCCGTGACGTCGAGAGGCTCCAGGCGCAGTGGGAGGAGATCCAGAAGAAGGCCAAGAGCGGCAACGCCCCGACGCTGCTGTACGGCGAGCCGGACATGACCGTCCGGGTCGTGCGCGACATCTTCAACGAGGACTTCTCCAAGGTCGTCGTCAGCGGTGACGAGGCCTGGTCGACGATCCACGGCTACGTCTCGCATGTCGCGCCCGACCTGGCCGAGCGGTTGTCGAGGTGGACGTCCGAGGTCGACGCCTTCGCCACCTACCGGATCGACGAGCAGCTCGCCAAGGCGCTGGACCGCAAGGTCTGGCTGCCCAGCGGCGGTTCGCTGGTGATCGACCGGACCGAGGCGATGGTCGTCGTCGACGTCAACACCGGCAAGTTCACCGGCCAGGGCGGCAACCTGGAGGAGACGGTCACCAGGAACAACCTGGAGGCGGCCGAGGAGATCGTGCGCCAGCTGCGGCTGCGCGACCTCGGCGGCATCATCGTGATCGACTTCATCGACATGGTGCTGGAGTCCAACCGGGACCTGGTGCTGCGCCGGCTCCTCGAGTGCCTGGGCCGCGACCGTACGAAGCACCAGGTCGCCGAGGTGACGTCGCTGGGGCTCGTGCAGATGACCCGTAAGCGGGTCGGGCAGGGCCTGCTGGAGTCGTTCTCCGAGACCTGTGTGCACTGCAACGGGCGCGGCGTCATCGTCCACATGGAGCAGCCGGCCGCCGTCGGCGGCGGTGGCAAGCGCAAGAAGCGCGGCCGCGGTGGCGACGCCCATGAGCACGAGCACGAGACGGTGGCGGCCGAGGTCGTCGAGCCCCTCGTGAGCGTCGAGCTGGAGGCGGAGACCGAGGCCGAGATCGCCGCCGAGGTGGCCGAGCCCGTCGCGCTCGCCGCGCCGGAGTTCGCGGCCGACGAGGAGCTGTACAGCAGCATCGCCGAGGCGGAGGCCGCTGCCACGCGTGGCCGGGGCCGGCGCCGGGCGAGCCGCCGGGCGTCCGCTCCGGCGGGTGCGCCGCGCGGCGGTCAGTCGCGCAGGGCGGGCGGCTCCGGGACGTTCGCCACGCCGGAGCCCGCCGAGCCGGTCGCCGAACAGGTCGCCGAGCCGGTCGTGGAAGCGGTCGTGGAGGCACCCACCGCGCAGGAGGTCACCGTCGAGGCGGAGGCCGGGCGTCCGGTGCAGCCGGCCGAGGCCGTCGCCGCGCACGCCGAGCCGGTCGCCGTCGAGGACCCGGTCGTCGAGGCTCCGGCCGCCGAGGCCGCCGTCGTCGACGAGGCCGCGCCCAAGGGCCGTACGCGTCGTCGCGCCACCCGCAAGGTGTCCGCGCCGGCCGGTTCGCCGGCGGGGGCCGAGGCCGCCGTGGTGACGGTCGCCGAGTCGGCGCCCGCGCAGGCCCCTGTCGTGGAGGCTCCCGTCGCCGAAGTCGCTCCGGTGGAGCAGGCCGAGGCGACACAGCCCGACGAGCCCGTCGCCGAGAGCGCGGCCCCGGCCCGCCCGCGGCGCCGCGCCGTGCGCAAGGCCACCGCGCCGACCGCGTCCGAGGAGACGGCCGTCATGGTCGTCCCGTCGGCCGTGACGGAGCCCGCGACCGAGGAGGCCGCGGACACCGAGGCGCCCGCCGAGGAGGCGGAGGCCGCTCCGGCGAAGAAGACGGCCGCCCGCAAGACGGCTAAGAAGGCCACGGCGAAGAAGGCCGCCACCAAGAAGACGGCGGCAGCCAAGAAGACGGCCGCGAAGAAGACCGTCGCCAAGAAGACGACCGCCAAGAAGGCGGCGAAGGCCGTGTCGAAGAAGACGGCGGCGGCGCAGACGAGCGCCCCGGCCGTCTCGGCCTCGACGGAGGACTGA
- a CDS encoding DegT/DnrJ/EryC1/StrS family aminotransferase, whose translation MTDAHEFIPAAKPVIGEEEIDAAVRVLRSGMVVQGPEVAAFEEEFSDVVGGRHCVAVNSGTSALHLALLALGLGPGDEVIVPSFSFAASANAVRLVGADVVFADIDPQTYCLDPAAVEAALSPRTAAIMPVHLYGHPAAMDKIMAIAEQHGLAVVEDACQAHAAALNGTPVGAFGAVGTFSFYPTKNMHSLEGGMISTGDAETARTLRLLRNQGMEKRYANEIVGANVRMTDVSAAIGRVQRRKLDGWTEQRIANAAYLTEHITAPNVITPKLAEGARHIYHQYTVRIQGDRDAAMAKLTEAGIGNAVYYPTPIHRLKPYWEPDQKAGRTWDLPETDRAAAEVVSLPVHPALSAQDLERIVTAVNALGEQL comes from the coding sequence ATGACCGACGCCCATGAGTTCATTCCGGCCGCCAAACCCGTGATCGGCGAGGAGGAGATCGACGCCGCGGTGCGCGTGCTGCGCAGCGGCATGGTCGTCCAGGGGCCAGAGGTGGCCGCCTTCGAGGAGGAGTTCTCGGACGTGGTCGGCGGACGCCACTGCGTCGCGGTCAACTCCGGTACCTCCGCGCTGCACCTGGCGCTGCTCGCCCTCGGTCTCGGCCCGGGCGACGAGGTCATCGTGCCGTCGTTCTCCTTCGCCGCCTCCGCCAACGCGGTGCGGCTGGTCGGCGCCGACGTGGTCTTCGCCGACATCGACCCGCAGACGTACTGCCTGGACCCGGCCGCGGTCGAGGCGGCCCTGTCGCCGCGCACCGCCGCGATCATGCCGGTGCACCTGTACGGGCACCCGGCCGCCATGGACAAGATCATGGCGATCGCCGAGCAGCACGGCCTCGCCGTCGTCGAGGACGCCTGCCAGGCCCACGCGGCCGCCCTGAACGGCACCCCGGTCGGCGCCTTCGGCGCCGTCGGCACGTTCAGCTTCTACCCGACGAAGAACATGCACAGCCTCGAGGGCGGCATGATCTCCACCGGGGACGCGGAGACCGCCCGCACCCTGCGCCTGCTGCGCAACCAGGGCATGGAGAAGCGCTACGCCAACGAGATCGTCGGCGCCAACGTGCGCATGACGGACGTCTCCGCCGCCATCGGCCGCGTCCAGCGCCGCAAGCTGGACGGCTGGACCGAGCAGCGCATCGCCAACGCCGCGTACCTCACCGAGCACATCACCGCGCCGAACGTGATCACGCCGAAGCTCGCCGAGGGCGCCCGGCACATCTACCACCAGTACACGGTGCGTATCCAGGGTGACCGCGACGCCGCCATGGCCAAGCTGACCGAGGCCGGCATCGGCAACGCCGTGTACTACCCGACGCCCATCCACCGGCTGAAGCCGTACTGGGAGCCGGACCAGAAGGCGGGTCGCACCTGGGACCTGCCCGAGACGGACCGCGCGGCCGCCGAGGTCGTGTCGCTGCCCGTCCACCCGGCCCTGTCGGCGCAGGACCTGGAGCGCATCGTCACCGCCGTCAATGCTCTGGGGGAGCAGCTGTGA
- a CDS encoding Gfo/Idh/MocA family protein, producing the protein MSTGKSLRAGLVGLGSMGRHHARVLAGLDGVELVAVVDPMGDKFGAAQGVPILDTVEELIALGVDYAVVACPTHLHEEVGLALAAAGVCALIEKPVAETVQGARRLVEAFESRSLVAGVGHIERCNPALMSLRARLEAGELGDVYQVVTRRQGPFPHRIADVGVVKDLATHDIDLTGWVTGRQYVSIAAHTVSKSGREHEDMVSAVGRLDDDTMVNHLVNWLSPLKERFTSVTGERGCFIADTLTADLTFHSNAAVTTEWEALRAFRGVSEGDMIRYAIPKREPLQVEHELFRDAVLGKPADICTLRQGMRTVEVAAAVLESATTGNSVSLQPEDLAADGS; encoded by the coding sequence GTGAGCACCGGGAAGTCGCTGCGAGCGGGTCTCGTCGGCCTCGGTTCCATGGGGCGTCACCACGCCCGTGTCCTGGCGGGTCTGGACGGCGTCGAGCTCGTCGCCGTCGTCGACCCGATGGGCGACAAGTTCGGCGCAGCCCAGGGCGTGCCGATTCTGGACACCGTCGAGGAGCTCATCGCCCTCGGTGTGGACTACGCCGTCGTGGCCTGTCCCACGCACCTGCACGAGGAGGTCGGCCTGGCGCTCGCCGCGGCCGGCGTCTGCGCGCTGATCGAGAAGCCGGTCGCGGAGACCGTGCAGGGCGCCCGTCGCCTCGTCGAGGCGTTCGAGTCGCGCTCGCTGGTGGCCGGCGTCGGTCACATCGAGCGCTGCAACCCGGCGCTGATGTCGCTGCGCGCGCGGCTGGAGGCCGGCGAGCTCGGTGACGTCTACCAGGTCGTCACCCGCCGCCAGGGCCCGTTCCCGCACCGCATCGCGGACGTCGGCGTGGTCAAGGACCTCGCCACGCACGACATCGACCTCACCGGCTGGGTCACCGGCCGCCAGTACGTGTCCATCGCCGCGCACACCGTCTCCAAGAGCGGCCGCGAGCACGAGGACATGGTCTCCGCGGTGGGTCGGCTCGACGACGACACCATGGTCAACCACCTGGTGAACTGGCTGAGCCCGCTCAAGGAGCGGTTCACCTCGGTCACCGGTGAGCGCGGCTGCTTCATCGCCGACACCCTCACCGCCGACCTCACGTTCCACTCCAACGCCGCGGTGACCACCGAGTGGGAGGCCCTGCGGGCCTTCCGCGGTGTCTCCGAGGGCGACATGATCCGGTACGCCATCCCCAAGCGTGAGCCGCTGCAGGTCGAGCACGAGCTGTTCCGGGACGCGGTGCTCGGCAAGCCCGCCGACATCTGCACCCTGCGCCAGGGCATGCGCACCGTCGAGGTGGCCGCCGCGGTGCTGGAGTCGGCGACCACGGGTAACAGCGTGTCCCTTCAGCCGGAGGACCTGGCCGCAGATGGCAGCTGA
- a CDS encoding glycosyltransferase family 2 protein has product MSAAPDVSVIVAVYNTMPYLTECLNSLVGQSIGRERLEIVAVDDGSTDDSGPELDRFAALYPDTVKVIHQPNSGGPAAPSNRALEVATGRYVYFIGSDDYLGEEALERMVKCADKHGSDVVVGKMVGTNGRYVHQALYKESDPDVSLYDSALPFTLANTKLFRRDLVEKYKLRFPEHLPVGSDQPFTIEACVRAKKISVVADYTCYYAVKRGDASNITYRADHLARLRATAEIMDFTAGLIEAGPERDHVLRRHFTWELAKLVQDDFPDLEREVQRQICAGIARLADVYFTDGIRDAMDVKRRVRIALAQAGAIDELVEAISSELDDGAPTFVVEGGRAHARYPGFRDPRIGLADRVYEVLDESVAAPLAKGTRLLTSAWDQQGEALTYTVSVRVQVVGDVDGAALRLAGKAMPKSADKPGARRLKADHRLPAPVGEIRSEPGADGAGTVLHARVPLDHVTAKRGVRVYLDVAGATYEVPVRGQDLPMPLARQWGREGDPYRASAIVNDKGRVVIDTAQMHPPRRTLVLRALAAPVEKLKSLAVRVRAVGVRKLKSAGFKKPTGSKRK; this is encoded by the coding sequence ATGAGTGCTGCGCCTGACGTCAGCGTCATCGTTGCCGTCTACAACACGATGCCGTATCTGACCGAGTGCCTGAACTCGCTGGTCGGGCAGAGCATCGGCCGGGAGCGGCTGGAGATCGTCGCCGTCGACGACGGCTCCACCGACGACAGCGGGCCCGAGCTGGACCGTTTCGCGGCGTTGTACCCGGACACCGTCAAGGTGATCCACCAGCCCAACTCCGGCGGCCCCGCCGCGCCCAGCAACCGGGCGCTGGAGGTGGCCACCGGCCGGTACGTGTACTTCATCGGCTCCGACGACTACCTCGGCGAGGAAGCCCTGGAGCGCATGGTGAAGTGCGCCGACAAGCACGGCTCGGACGTGGTGGTCGGCAAGATGGTCGGCACCAACGGCCGGTACGTGCACCAGGCGCTGTACAAGGAGAGCGACCCGGACGTCAGCCTGTACGACTCCGCGCTGCCCTTCACCCTGGCCAACACCAAGCTGTTCCGCCGGGACCTGGTCGAGAAGTACAAGCTGCGCTTCCCCGAGCACCTGCCGGTGGGCAGCGACCAGCCGTTCACCATCGAGGCGTGCGTGCGCGCGAAGAAGATCTCGGTGGTGGCCGACTACACCTGCTACTACGCGGTCAAGCGGGGCGACGCCAGCAACATCACCTACCGCGCCGACCATCTGGCGCGGCTGCGGGCCACGGCCGAGATCATGGACTTCACGGCGGGTCTCATCGAGGCGGGCCCCGAGCGCGACCATGTGCTGCGCCGGCACTTCACCTGGGAACTCGCCAAGCTCGTCCAGGACGACTTCCCCGACCTGGAGCGCGAGGTGCAGCGGCAGATCTGCGCGGGCATCGCGCGGCTCGCCGACGTCTACTTCACCGACGGCATCCGCGACGCGATGGACGTCAAGCGGCGGGTGCGCATCGCGCTGGCACAGGCCGGCGCGATCGACGAGCTGGTCGAGGCGATCAGCTCGGAGCTGGACGACGGGGCGCCCACGTTCGTCGTGGAGGGCGGCCGCGCCCATGCCCGCTACCCCGGCTTCCGCGACCCGCGCATCGGCCTGGCCGACCGGGTCTACGAGGTGCTCGACGAGTCGGTGGCCGCCCCGCTCGCGAAGGGCACCCGGCTGCTTACCTCGGCCTGGGACCAGCAGGGCGAGGCGCTCACCTACACGGTGTCCGTGCGGGTGCAGGTCGTCGGCGACGTCGACGGCGCGGCGCTGCGGCTGGCGGGGAAGGCCATGCCGAAGTCGGCGGACAAGCCCGGGGCGCGCCGGCTGAAGGCGGACCACCGACTGCCCGCGCCGGTGGGCGAGATACGGTCGGAGCCCGGAGCGGACGGCGCCGGCACGGTGCTGCACGCCCGGGTTCCGCTGGACCACGTCACCGCGAAGCGGGGCGTGCGGGTATACCTGGACGTGGCAGGCGCCACGTACGAGGTGCCCGTGCGGGGCCAGGATCTGCCCATGCCGCTGGCCCGCCAGTGGGGCCGGGAGGGGGACCCCTACCGGGCGTCGGCCATCGTGAACGACAAGGGGCGGGTCGTGATCGACACGGCCCAGATGCATCCGCCGAGGAGGACCCTGGTCCTGCGGGCGCTGGCAGCTCCCGTCGAGAAGTTGAAGTCCCTGGCCGTCCGCGTGCGGGCGGTCGGCGTCAGAAAGTTGAAGTCCGCCGGTTTCAAGAAGCCGACCGGTTCCAAAAGGAAGTAG
- a CDS encoding nucleotide sugar dehydrogenase: protein MNICVVALGKIGLPLAVQFASKGHRVIGADVNEKVVELVNAGVEPFPGEHDLDVKLKQAVDAGLLSATTDTASAVAESEAVVVVVPLFVDAEGTPDFGWMDSATKAIAQGLKPGTLVSYETTLPVGTTRTRWAPMLAEGSGLTAGEDFHLVFSPERVLTGRVFADLRRYPKLVGGIDEASTARGVEFYEQVLDFDERADLPQANGVWDLGTAEASELAKLAETTYRDVNIGLANQFARFADQNDIDVKKVIEACNSQPYSHIHQPGIAVGGHCIPIYPRMYLWNDPAATVVRSAREANAAMPEYAVDLLAAAYGDLTGVGVLVLGAAYRGGVKETAFSGVFPTVEALKARGAVPFVSDPMYTDEELAAHGLTPHAGEKVTAAILQADHAEYRTLTPADLPDVTVLVDGRRTTDPEAWKGVRRVVIGG, encoded by the coding sequence ATGAACATCTGTGTAGTAGCACTCGGCAAAATTGGCCTCCCGCTGGCCGTGCAGTTCGCCTCCAAGGGCCACCGGGTCATCGGCGCGGACGTCAACGAGAAGGTCGTCGAGCTGGTCAACGCCGGCGTCGAGCCGTTCCCCGGTGAGCACGACCTGGACGTCAAGCTGAAGCAGGCCGTCGACGCCGGGCTGCTGAGCGCGACCACGGACACCGCGTCCGCGGTCGCCGAGTCCGAGGCCGTCGTCGTGGTCGTCCCGCTGTTCGTGGACGCCGAGGGCACCCCGGACTTCGGCTGGATGGACTCCGCGACGAAGGCGATCGCCCAGGGCCTCAAGCCCGGCACCCTCGTCTCGTACGAGACCACGCTGCCGGTCGGCACCACCCGCACCCGCTGGGCGCCGATGCTCGCCGAGGGCTCGGGTCTGACCGCCGGCGAGGACTTCCACCTGGTGTTCTCCCCGGAGCGCGTCCTGACCGGCCGGGTCTTCGCCGACCTGCGCCGCTACCCCAAGCTGGTCGGCGGCATCGACGAGGCGTCGACGGCCCGCGGTGTGGAGTTCTACGAGCAGGTCCTCGACTTCGACGAGCGCGCCGACCTGCCGCAGGCCAACGGCGTGTGGGACCTGGGCACCGCCGAGGCCTCCGAGCTGGCCAAGCTGGCCGAGACGACCTACCGGGACGTCAACATCGGTCTGGCGAACCAGTTCGCGCGCTTCGCCGACCAGAACGACATCGACGTCAAGAAGGTCATCGAGGCCTGCAACTCGCAGCCCTACAGCCACATCCACCAGCCGGGCATCGCCGTGGGCGGCCACTGCATCCCGATCTACCCGCGGATGTACCTGTGGAACGACCCGGCGGCGACCGTCGTGCGCTCCGCCCGTGAGGCGAACGCCGCGATGCCCGAGTACGCCGTCGACCTGCTGGCCGCCGCCTACGGCGACCTGACCGGCGTGGGCGTGCTCGTGCTGGGCGCCGCCTACCGCGGTGGAGTGAAGGAGACGGCCTTCTCGGGTGTTTTCCCGACCGTCGAGGCCCTCAAGGCGCGTGGCGCGGTCCCGTTCGTCTCGGACCCGATGTACACCGATGAGGAGCTCGCCGCGCACGGTCTGACCCCGCACGCCGGTGAGAAGGTCACCGCGGCGATCCTGCAGGCCGACCACGCCGAGTACCGCACGCTGACCCCGGCCGACCTGCCGGACGTCACCGTCCTGGTCGACGGTCGCCGTACGACGGACCCGGAGGCCTGGAAGGGCGTCCGCCGCGTCGTCATCGGCGGCTGA
- the galE gene encoding UDP-glucose 4-epimerase GalE: MTWLITGGAGFIGSHVVKAMTDAGERVVVLDDLSTGRAERLPDGVVLEVGTVLDGDVVARVLREHAVTGIVHIAGKKQVAESVDRPLYYYRENVEGMRVLLDAAVAAGIGRFLFSSSAAVYGMPDVDLVTEKTPCAPINPYGETKLAGEWLVAAAGARHGIATASLRYFNVAGAATPELGDDGVFNLVPMVFERLDAGEAPRIFGADYPTPDGTCVRDYIHVEDIASAHVAAARRLAADPETRLVLNIGRGEGVSVTEMIDVIRDVTGRTDAEPSVTGRRPGDPARVVASADLIREELGWSARHGVREMVESAWAGWRLRHP, translated from the coding sequence ATGACCTGGCTGATCACGGGCGGTGCCGGTTTCATCGGCTCGCATGTGGTGAAGGCGATGACGGACGCAGGTGAGCGGGTCGTCGTCCTCGACGACCTGAGCACGGGCCGCGCCGAGCGGCTCCCGGACGGCGTCGTGCTGGAGGTCGGCACGGTCCTCGACGGCGACGTTGTGGCGCGGGTGCTGCGCGAGCACGCCGTGACCGGCATCGTGCACATCGCGGGCAAGAAGCAGGTGGCCGAGTCCGTGGACCGGCCGCTGTACTACTACCGCGAGAACGTCGAGGGCATGCGGGTGCTGCTCGACGCGGCCGTCGCCGCGGGAATCGGCCGGTTCCTGTTCTCCTCGTCCGCCGCCGTGTACGGCATGCCGGACGTCGACCTCGTCACCGAGAAGACGCCCTGCGCGCCCATCAACCCCTACGGCGAGACCAAGCTCGCCGGCGAGTGGCTGGTCGCGGCGGCCGGCGCCCGGCACGGCATCGCGACGGCCTCGCTGCGCTACTTCAACGTGGCGGGCGCGGCCACGCCCGAACTGGGCGACGACGGAGTCTTCAACCTCGTGCCGATGGTCTTCGAACGCCTCGACGCAGGGGAGGCGCCGCGGATCTTCGGCGCCGACTACCCGACGCCCGACGGCACCTGCGTCCGCGACTACATCCACGTCGAGGACATCGCCTCCGCGCACGTCGCCGCCGCACGCCGGCTGGCCGCCGATCCCGAGACCCGGCTGGTCCTCAACATCGGCCGCGGCGAGGGCGTTTCGGTGACCGAGATGATCGACGTCATCCGGGACGTCACCGGCCGCACGGACGCCGAGCCGAGCGTGACCGGCCGCCGCCCGGGCGACCCGGCCCGGGTCGTGGCCTCCGCCGACCTCATCCGCGAGGAACTCGGCTGGAGCGCCCGGCACGGCGTACGGGAGATGGTGGAGTCGGCGTGGGCGGGGTGGCGACTGCGGCACCCGTAG